From the genome of Stigmatella aurantiaca, one region includes:
- a CDS encoding ribonuclease HII: MSSVEQLLRAPLSELTDRYLVRAQAVPTGLLAALEADCRQGARLLARRIRSRQEKNRAEGQRLRHLLRYETELWEQGLERVAGVDEAGMAPLAGPVVAAAAILPRSYRLKGLDDSKKILDAERREELAILIKKDAVAWAVGIAEVEEIDRLNIYHAGLLAMRRAVLALGLTPDYALVDARKIPECPCPQRGIVHGDELSMSIAAASILAKTTRDRMMAELDARYPGYGLAAHKGYPTPQHVQALRAKGVLPIHRRSFGPVREALGEPPAQAELFPPAPPVNPP; encoded by the coding sequence ATGTCGAGCGTAGAACAACTCCTCCGGGCCCCTCTTTCCGAGCTGACTGACCGCTACCTGGTGCGTGCGCAGGCCGTCCCCACGGGACTGCTGGCTGCCCTGGAAGCAGACTGTCGTCAGGGGGCCCGGCTGCTCGCCCGGCGGATTCGCAGCCGGCAGGAGAAGAACCGCGCCGAGGGCCAGCGGCTGCGCCACCTGCTGCGCTACGAGACGGAGCTGTGGGAGCAGGGCCTGGAGCGCGTCGCGGGCGTGGACGAGGCGGGCATGGCGCCCCTGGCGGGCCCGGTGGTGGCCGCCGCGGCCATTCTGCCCCGGAGCTACCGGCTCAAGGGGCTCGATGACTCCAAGAAGATCCTCGATGCCGAGCGGCGCGAGGAACTGGCCATCCTCATCAAGAAGGATGCGGTCGCCTGGGCGGTGGGCATCGCGGAGGTGGAGGAGATCGACCGCCTCAACATCTACCACGCGGGGCTGCTGGCCATGCGGCGGGCGGTGCTGGCGCTGGGGCTCACCCCGGACTACGCCCTGGTGGATGCCCGGAAGATCCCCGAGTGTCCCTGTCCGCAGCGCGGCATCGTGCATGGGGATGAGCTGTCGATGAGCATCGCCGCGGCGTCCATCCTCGCGAAGACGACGCGGGACCGGATGATGGCCGAGCTGGATGCCCGCTATCCCGGCTACGGGCTCGCGGCGCACAAGGGCTACCCCACGCCCCAGCACGTGCAGGCCCTGCGGGCGAAGGGCGTGTTGCCCATCCACCGCCGGAGCTTCGGGCCCGTGCGGGAAGCCCTTGGAGAGCCGCCCGCCCAGGCGGAGCTCTTCCCCCCGGCTCCACCCGTGAACCCTCCATGA
- a CDS encoding serine/threonine protein kinase, with amino-acid sequence MTKGVFGVPKGAVLFELDGIQYEVREDLGVDERGVSRLIARQRISEQTKDKVLLSAVGGSSSLPITKLLRARAKLEEQVRLAKHLEHPGVHRVHGLKKTEGTWYVITDYPRGNTLSTLINLVGECRHWYTPQFTMYIGARVADVLEYAHAAKDEQGCPLNIVHRSIDPDHIYLEWNGMIRVSDFGLSLSALPGRIPSTVRRLNGDGFYSSPEMILGKRVDARADLFSLGMTLLELSTGKNLLDAPDSLTAEVKVSLSATKLRRVKRSIKRARLSKGSRLLEDAIWRAATYTEADVERATASLPEGLRMTLHRLLHPSLSKRYQTAGELVVDLRHWLGEMAFSPDDAIKEVTRVMNEAGNHMANTGLDSALPKRRVHEVTTAK; translated from the coding sequence ATGACGAAGGGCGTTTTCGGTGTTCCGAAGGGGGCGGTTCTCTTCGAACTGGACGGCATTCAGTACGAGGTGCGCGAAGACTTGGGGGTCGATGAACGCGGGGTCAGCCGCTTAATTGCACGGCAGCGCATCAGCGAACAGACGAAGGACAAGGTTCTGCTCAGCGCAGTAGGCGGTTCGAGCAGCCTTCCGATCACGAAGCTCCTGCGCGCAAGGGCGAAGCTCGAAGAGCAGGTGCGCTTGGCCAAGCACCTTGAACACCCTGGGGTCCATCGGGTCCACGGTTTGAAGAAGACCGAAGGGACTTGGTACGTCATCACCGACTATCCACGCGGCAACACGCTGAGCACCCTCATCAACCTTGTGGGGGAGTGCCGCCATTGGTACACGCCGCAATTCACCATGTATATCGGTGCCCGGGTGGCGGACGTGTTGGAGTACGCGCACGCGGCAAAGGACGAGCAGGGGTGCCCTTTGAACATCGTTCACCGGTCCATCGATCCGGATCACATCTACCTGGAATGGAACGGCATGATCCGAGTCTCGGACTTCGGTCTTTCCCTCTCCGCCCTACCGGGACGCATTCCCTCCACCGTCCGACGCTTGAACGGGGATGGTTTCTACTCCTCGCCGGAAATGATCCTGGGCAAGCGCGTTGATGCGCGAGCGGATCTCTTCTCCCTGGGGATGACCTTGCTCGAACTGTCTACCGGGAAAAACCTGCTCGATGCGCCGGACTCTCTGACCGCCGAGGTCAAGGTGTCCCTCTCCGCGACGAAGCTCCGCCGAGTCAAGCGGTCCATCAAACGGGCTCGGCTTTCGAAGGGCTCGCGCCTTCTGGAGGATGCAATCTGGCGCGCGGCGACCTACACGGAAGCGGATGTCGAGCGCGCGACGGCCAGTCTCCCGGAAGGACTGCGCATGACGCTCCACAGGCTCCTTCATCCCTCGCTGAGCAAGCGCTACCAGACGGCCGGGGAACTGGTGGTCGATCTGCGGCATTGGCTGGGGGAGATGGCTTTCAGCCCTGACGATGCGATCAAGGAAGTCACGCGCGTCATGAACGAGGCTGGGAACCACATGGCCAACACGGGCCTGGATAGCGCCCTGCCGAAAAGGCGGGTCCACGAAGTCACCACGGCCAAGTAG